A single region of the Mycoplasma mycoides subsp. mycoides SC str. PG1 genome encodes:
- a CDS encoding PTS sugar transporter subunit IIA: MWFFNKNLKVLAPCDGKIITLDEVEDDVFRERMLGDGLAIYPTSNDFHAPVSGKLVTAFPTKHAFGIQTKNGVEILLHIGLDTVSLDGNGFESYVIQDQEVNAGDKLVTVDLQEVSKKVPSIKSPIIFTNNGGKTLEIVKMGEVKKGDIVAILK; this comes from the coding sequence ATGTGATTTTTTAATAAAAATTTAAAAGTTTTAGCTCCTTGTGATGGAAAAATAATTACATTAGACGAAGTTGAAGATGATGTTTTTAGAGAAAGAATGTTAGGTGATGGATTAGCAATTTATCCAACATCAAACGATTTTCATGCTCCAGTTAGTGGTAAATTAGTAACTGCTTTTCCAACAAAGCACGCTTTTGGAATTCAAACAAAAAATGGTGTTGAAATCCTATTACATATTGGTTTAGATACAGTAAGTTTAGATGGTAATGGTTTTGAGTCATATGTAATTCAAGATCAAGAAGTTAATGCTGGAGACAAATTAGTAACTGTTGATTTACAAGAAGTATCTAAAAAAGTTCCATCAATTAAATCTCCAATCATTTTTACAAACAACGGTGGAAAAACTTTAGAAATTGTAAAAATGGGAGAAGTTAAAAAAGGCGATATTGTTGCTATTTTAAAATAG
- the dhaL gene encoding dihydroxyacetone kinase subunit DhaL produces the protein MSLKIEAVKQILLKIAEVIDNNKEELTKLDQIIGDGDHGHNLSRGFLKVKEDLENNSYTDISSMFKKVGMVLVSNVGGASGPLYGTAFLKASMSLNDKTEMNIDDFSVCLNDAVSGIKLRGKANIGDKTMVDVLEPVSDLIKELINKNESAKEILNKAVQLAYLKVEETKNIIAKKGRASYLGQRSVGHIDPGSYSSYLILKCISENI, from the coding sequence ATGAGTTTAAAAATTGAAGCGGTTAAACAAATTTTATTAAAAATAGCTGAAGTTATTGATAATAATAAAGAAGAATTAACTAAATTAGATCAGATAATTGGTGATGGAGATCATGGTCACAATTTATCAAGAGGATTTTTAAAAGTTAAAGAAGATCTTGAAAATAATTCATATACTGATATTAGTAGTATGTTTAAAAAAGTGGGAATGGTTTTAGTTTCTAATGTTGGTGGAGCTTCTGGACCTTTATATGGAACTGCATTTTTAAAAGCTAGTATGAGTTTAAATGATAAAACAGAAATGAATATTGATGATTTTTCAGTTTGTTTAAATGATGCAGTTAGTGGAATCAAATTACGTGGTAAAGCTAATATTGGAGATAAAACAATGGTTGATGTTTTAGAACCAGTCAGTGATTTAATTAAAGAATTGATTAATAAAAATGAAAGTGCTAAAGAAATTTTAAATAAAGCAGTGCAATTAGCTTATTTAAAAGTTGAAGAAACTAAAAACATAATTGCTAAAAAGGGTAGAGCTAGTTATTTAGGACAAAGAAGTGTTGGTCATATTGATCCTGGATCTTATTCTAGTTATTTAATATTAAAATGTATTAGTGAAAATATTTAA
- the dhaM gene encoding dihydroxyacetone kinase phosphoryl donor subunit DhaM gives MVGIVVISHSNKIANGVVDLAKQMADEVKIIPAGGTKDNLIGTDIDLIIDAINKAWDPNDGVILLFDLGSALMNAQMAIEMLEPDKQNKIKIIDAALVEGTILAAINSSMNKNIDQIQQELINLKLNKIEE, from the coding sequence ATGGTAGGAATAGTAGTTATTTCACATAGTAATAAAATAGCAAATGGTGTTGTTGATCTAGCTAAGCAAATGGCAGATGAAGTTAAAATCATTCCAGCTGGTGGTACTAAAGATAATCTAATTGGAACTGATATTGACTTAATAATTGATGCTATTAATAAAGCTTGAGATCCAAATGATGGTGTTATTTTATTATTTGATTTAGGTTCAGCTTTAATGAATGCTCAAATGGCGATTGAAATGTTAGAACCAGATAAACAAAATAAAATTAAAATAATTGATGCTGCTTTAGTTGAAGGAACAATTTTAGCTGCAATTAATAGTTCTATGAATAAAAATATTGACCAAATTCAGCAAGAACTAATTAATTTAAAATTAAATAAAATAGAAGAATAA
- the rpsD gene encoding 30S ribosomal protein S4, translating into MSRFIGSTFKKSRRFGFSILETGKEFSKGKKRITTPGQHGKERAKVKVSEYGQQLQEKQKVKFMYGLSERQFRNTFAKAKKMQGILGTNFLVLLESRLDNIVYRLGFSATRQGARQLVNHGHILVNGKKVDIPSYLLSVGDLVEVKASMKKNEKVLEALQNNEATLEFVKVNKNEVKGEFVRLPERTELSSEISESLIVEWYNRLIKK; encoded by the coding sequence ATGTCAAGATTTATCGGATCAACATTTAAAAAGTCTCGTAGATTTGGTTTTTCAATTCTTGAAACTGGAAAAGAATTTAGCAAAGGTAAAAAAAGAATAACAACACCAGGTCAACACGGTAAAGAAAGAGCTAAAGTTAAAGTTTCTGAATATGGTCAACAATTACAAGAAAAACAAAAAGTTAAATTTATGTATGGACTAAGCGAAAGACAATTTAGAAATACTTTTGCAAAAGCTAAAAAAATGCAAGGAATTTTAGGAACTAACTTTTTAGTTTTACTAGAATCAAGATTAGATAATATTGTTTATAGATTAGGATTTAGTGCTACTAGACAAGGTGCTAGACAATTAGTAAATCATGGTCATATTTTAGTAAATGGTAAAAAAGTAGATATTCCTTCATATTTATTAAGTGTTGGTGATTTAGTTGAAGTTAAAGCATCAATGAAAAAAAATGAAAAAGTTTTAGAAGCATTACAAAACAATGAAGCAACTTTAGAATTTGTTAAAGTTAATAAAAATGAAGTTAAAGGTGAATTTGTAAGACTTCCAGAAAGAACTGAATTAAGCAGTGAAATTAGTGAATCACTAATTGTTGAATGATACAACCGTTTAATTAAAAAATAA
- the thiI gene encoding tRNA uracil 4-sulfurtransferase ThiI, translated as MKYILIRYGELTLKGNNRFQFIDKLISNIKFKLKQFDKENIKFIKDHNSLTLEIKDELETQIIEQLKTVFGIYSISIINYVNKDLEQIKKAVLQIAKNSKAKTFKLEVSRKDKSFNYTSIELKQVLATEILKNTNHLSVDVHNPELVIEIVVKKDHVDVFDNRIDGLKGLPVGISDKGLCLLSGGIDSPVSAFLTLKRGMQVDFIHFMTPPHTSYQALDKVFNLAKKLAKYNLSNFKLHICDFNLLLQELQHLIDPSYKITIMRRMFLRIANIIAKNNNNKAIITGESLGQVASQTIQSINVINNVSDLAILRPVITYDKEEIIKIAKFIDTYDTSILPFDDVCSMFVPKDPIIKPKLDIANKLEENIYWNELLEETTKNNIKTFVYKNGKFVEE; from the coding sequence ATGAAATATATATTAATTAGATATGGTGAATTAACTTTAAAAGGAAATAATAGATTTCAATTTATTGATAAGTTAATCTCAAATATTAAATTTAAATTAAAACAATTTGATAAAGAAAACATTAAGTTTATAAAAGATCATAACTCTTTGACTTTAGAAATTAAAGATGAACTAGAAACTCAAATTATAGAACAACTAAAAACTGTATTTGGAATTTATTCAATTTCAATTATTAATTATGTTAATAAAGATTTAGAACAAATTAAAAAAGCAGTTTTACAAATTGCTAAAAACTCAAAAGCAAAAACTTTTAAACTAGAAGTAAGTAGAAAAGATAAATCATTCAATTATACAAGTATAGAATTAAAACAAGTTTTAGCGACTGAAATTTTAAAAAATACTAATCATTTGTCAGTTGATGTACATAACCCAGAATTAGTAATTGAAATAGTTGTTAAAAAAGATCATGTTGATGTTTTTGATAATAGAATTGATGGATTAAAAGGTTTACCAGTTGGAATTAGTGATAAAGGGTTATGTTTATTAAGTGGAGGCATTGATTCACCAGTTAGTGCTTTTTTAACTTTAAAAAGAGGTATGCAAGTAGATTTTATTCATTTTATGACTCCACCACATACTTCATATCAAGCACTAGATAAAGTTTTTAATTTAGCCAAAAAATTAGCAAAATATAATTTATCTAATTTTAAATTACATATTTGTGATTTTAATTTGCTATTACAAGAACTACAACATCTAATTGATCCTAGTTATAAAATTACGATTATGAGAAGAATGTTTTTAAGAATTGCAAATATTATTGCAAAAAATAATAACAACAAAGCAATTATTACTGGAGAAAGTTTAGGACAAGTTGCTAGTCAAACAATTCAAAGCATTAATGTAATTAATAATGTAAGTGATTTAGCAATTTTAAGACCTGTAATTACTTATGATAAAGAAGAAATTATTAAAATAGCTAAATTTATAGATACTTATGATACTTCTATTTTACCTTTTGATGATGTATGTAGTATGTTTGTACCAAAAGATCCGATCATTAAACCAAAACTAGATATAGCAAATAAATTAGAAGAAAATATTTATTGAAATGAACTACTAGAAGAGACTACAAAAAATAATATTAAAACATTTGTTTATAAAAATGGAAAATTTGTAGAAGAATAA
- a CDS encoding S41 family peptidase, with translation MKLVTKLSAISLGAFSIFAPIAVINNLTTENNLLISKRFLSSSNSDFELKAYDYVNLIDNKYINTKINLHNHNGVAYIGVKEFLKALDGLISFSKIIVKPTHNSTFFKEKEITYKFNKDKVTLNSVTKYSNNNKTTNYQLEIDSKNKTITVSDNDFFTDIFTFYRRGEEDLNIDFLDTKILNKNKHIVFDLNKYGIEILNDQNDLYLPLVLINQLFLNQSNIQLYFNGERINLFAYSKTLRRVDFLKQLKHSYLNNQNHIPVGLKDFQHKYLGFLFDHFYGIKLDKNASYKDLFKKYEKYIKADNTTHYLTSRYLIGQLDDLHSSYLLTGYYNKDLETINKAVLKTTTPRSDRFKDIARRLSAYYGKLNYKNVYTPDRKTSVISFKNFEPNSAFKIEESLKQAQRDGIKNIVLDVSFNSGGLLGTAYEIMGFLTDKPFKSYSYNPLTKEQKVETIKSRFKKYDFNYYVLTSPFSFSAGNIFSQLVKDNNVAKVIGFKTAGGASAISQAILPTGDIIQLSSNYVLTNKSHQSLEYGVNPDITLGFDPFKQTEKFFDSAYIQQAINKDTNTLNSIPATHSSVIEPNYVHELVEKPQPLQLSRKTDQTERKDAYFVLGALGVVISLAIPFVIIKKLLKK, from the coding sequence ATGAAATTAGTTACAAAACTAAGCGCTATAAGTTTAGGTGCTTTTAGTATATTTGCACCAATAGCAGTCATTAACAATTTAACTACTGAAAATAATCTTTTAATAAGCAAAAGGTTTTTAAGTAGTTCTAATTCAGACTTTGAATTAAAAGCTTATGATTATGTAAATTTAATAGATAATAAATATATAAATACAAAAATTAATTTACACAATCATAATGGTGTTGCTTATATTGGGGTTAAAGAATTCTTAAAAGCTTTAGATGGACTAATTAGTTTTTCTAAAATAATAGTAAAACCAACACATAATAGTACTTTTTTTAAAGAAAAAGAAATTACTTATAAATTTAATAAAGATAAAGTAACTTTAAACTCAGTTACTAAATATTCAAATAATAATAAAACTACTAACTATCAACTAGAAATTGATAGTAAAAATAAAACTATTACAGTATCTGATAATGACTTTTTTACAGATATTTTCACTTTTTATAGACGTGGTGAAGAAGATTTAAATATTGATTTTTTAGATACTAAAATTTTAAATAAAAATAAACATATAGTATTTGATTTAAACAAGTATGGAATTGAAATTTTAAATGATCAAAATGACTTGTATTTACCATTAGTATTAATTAATCAACTATTTTTAAATCAATCTAATATTCAATTGTATTTTAATGGAGAAAGAATAAATCTATTTGCATATAGTAAGACATTAAGAAGAGTTGATTTTTTAAAACAATTAAAACATTCATATTTAAATAATCAAAATCATATACCAGTAGGTTTAAAAGACTTTCAACATAAATATTTAGGATTTTTATTTGATCATTTTTATGGTATTAAATTAGATAAAAATGCTTCATATAAAGATTTATTTAAAAAATATGAAAAATACATTAAAGCAGATAATACTACTCACTACTTAACAAGTAGATATTTAATTGGACAATTAGATGATTTACATTCATCATATTTATTAACTGGATATTATAATAAAGATTTAGAAACAATTAATAAAGCTGTTTTAAAAACAACAACACCTAGATCTGATAGATTTAAAGATATTGCAAGAAGATTAAGCGCATATTATGGTAAGTTAAACTATAAAAATGTTTATACACCAGATAGAAAAACAAGTGTTATTTCATTTAAAAACTTTGAACCTAATTCAGCTTTTAAAATTGAAGAAAGCTTAAAACAAGCTCAAAGAGATGGTATTAAAAATATTGTTTTAGATGTTAGTTTTAATAGTGGTGGTCTTTTAGGAACTGCTTATGAAATTATGGGATTTTTAACTGATAAACCATTTAAATCTTATTCATATAATCCTTTAACAAAAGAACAAAAAGTTGAAACTATTAAATCAAGATTTAAAAAATATGATTTTAACTATTATGTTTTAACTTCACCATTTTCATTCTCAGCTGGAAACATTTTCTCTCAACTAGTTAAAGATAATAATGTTGCAAAAGTAATTGGATTTAAAACTGCAGGTGGAGCTTCAGCTATTAGTCAAGCAATTTTACCAACTGGAGATATTATTCAATTAAGTAGTAATTATGTTTTAACTAATAAATCTCATCAAAGTTTAGAATATGGTGTTAATCCAGATATTACACTTGGATTTGATCCATTCAAACAAACTGAAAAATTCTTTGATTCAGCTTATATTCAACAGGCTATTAATAAAGATACAAATACATTAAATTCAATTCCAGCTACTCATTCTAGTGTTATCGAACCAAATTATGTACATGAACTTGTAGAAAAACCTCAACCACTACAATTAAGTAGAAAAACTGATCAAACTGAAAGAAAAGATGCATATTTTGTACTTGGAGCACTCGGTGTTGTTATTAGTTTAGCAATCCCATTTGTAATTATTAAAAAATTATTAAAAAAATAA